A window of the Brachyhypopomus gauderio isolate BG-103 chromosome 14, BGAUD_0.2, whole genome shotgun sequence genome harbors these coding sequences:
- the tsen15 gene encoding tRNA-splicing endonuclease subunit Sen15: MDEDNREVLPGWITQHPMYRELMLLDVGDSAQVYAAFLVYLDLTEVRKWTDVVGTPCHELQAVLLKGREKEDGLVHVVFPLPAHRTVSHKDFRCILDRGNPMLLCAVATDSTLVYQRLCDGLLTPDPPVDIKDQGHRHHRKRRLQT; encoded by the exons ATGGACGAGGACAATCGAGAGGTTTTACCAGGATGGATAACGCAGCATCCCATG TACCGAGAACTGATGCTCCTGGATGTAGGTGACAGTGCTCAAGTATACGCGGCCTTCTTAGTTTATTTGGATTTAACGGAAG TTCGTAAGTGGACAGATGTGGTGGGTACTCCTTGCCATGAACTGCAGGCGGTTCTGCTGAAAGGTCGCGAGAAGGAAGACGGGTTGGTTCACGTTGTCTTCCCGCTGCCAGCGCACAGAACTGTCAGTCACAAAGA CTTTAGGTGTATATTGGACAGAGGAAACCCCATGCTTCTGTGTGCAGTGGCAACCGACTCCACTCTGGTGTACCAGAGACTGTGTGATGGCCTGTTGACTCCTGATCCCCCAGTGGACATCAAGGATCAGGGCCACCGACACCACCGCAAACGGAGACTCCAAACATGA
- the LOC143474454 gene encoding uncharacterized protein C1orf21 homolog: MGCTSAKQLSAVPGDEEGRGKAYGNGEALSDEYKMKGVEKVKYVQREEERTNTRNQENLEKNTLFHKGKHKDASGNTNKISIHSSESQQEFFRMLDEKIEKGRDYCSEEEDVT; this comes from the exons ATGGGCTGCACATCAGCCAAGCAGCTGTCGGCCGTCCCCGGCGACGAGGAGGGCCGTGGCAAGGCCTACGGCAACGGAGAAGCCTTGTCCG ATGAGTACAAAATGAAAGGTGTTGAGAAGGTGAAGTACgtgcagagggaggaggagcGAACCAACACGCGCAACCAGGAGAACCTG GAAAAGAACACATTGTTCCATAAAGGGAAACACAAAGATGCCAGTGGCaacacaaacaaaataag CATCCACTCCTCAGAGAGCCAACAGGAGTTCTTCAGGATGCTGGATGAAAAGATTGAAAAG GGACGGGACTATTGCTCGGAAGAGGAGGACGTGACATAG
- the imp3 gene encoding U3 small nucleolar ribonucleoprotein IMP3 produces the protein MVRKLKFHEQKLLRKVDFINWEVDNNLHEVKVLRKYHIEKREDYTKYNKLSRNIREVARKIRDLDEKDGFRAQSTSQLLEKLYGVGLIPTKQSLSLANEVNASSFCRRRLPSIMLKLRMAQNLKTAITFIEQGHIRVGTEIITDPAFLVTRNMEDFVTWVDSSKIKQHVMTYNEERDDFDLVV, from the exons ATGGTTCGTAAATTGAAGTTTCATGAGCAGAAGCTCTTGAGGAAGGTAGATTTCATTAACTGGGAAGTTGACAACAATCTACACGAAGTGAAAGTATTACGAAAGTATCACATTGAAAAAAGAGAAGACTACACTAA GTACAACAAGCTAAGCCGCAACATCAGAGAAGTGGCGCGGAAAATCCGCGACTTGGATGAGAAAGATGGGTTCAGAGCTCAGAGCACCTCTCAGCTCCTGGAGAAGCT CTACGGTGTTGGCTTGATCCCCACCAAACAGAGTCTGTCTCTTGCGAACGAAGTCAATGCATCTTCTTTCTGTAG GCGACGTCTGCCTTCCATTATGCTCAAGCTGCGCATGGCTCAGAACCTGAAGACCGCCATCACTTTCATCGAACAAGGAC ATATTCGCGTTGGGACAGAGATCATCACTGACCCTGCCTTTCTGGTTACAAG GAATATGGAGGACTTTGTGACCTGGGTGGATTCCTCCAAGATCAAACAACATGTCATGACTTACAATGAGGAg CGCGATGACTTTGATCTTGTGGTTTAA